The nucleotide window CACGGAGCCGGGGCCGCCTCATGCGCCTCGAATACCAGCGCCTGCTTGGGGGCAGGTGTGTGTGGGATGGGAGCAGGGGCCAGGAATGGGGGCAGGACCCCCAGGCTCGCCACACTCACCTTCTCTGTCATCTGGGTCAGCTTATCCCCCGGGGCTGGCCAGGTGGCTCTGAAGGGGCAAGGTTCTGTTTTATGCACCTCACGGGCCAGTTTGCATTTCCTCCCCTCAAAAAGTGGGGCAAGAGCACCTTTCTCTCCACTGCAGGCTACCCAGAGTGTGGCCCAAACGATAATAATGACCCGCAATGTTTTCCAAGACTCTAAGTGCCAGGTCCCAGGCAAGAGGCATTATTTGCATTATGTTGGTTAAAGTGCTCCCATGGAGGTGGGCACTGTGATTATCTCCAGCAACAGCAGAAGGGCCGTGTGAGTCTGAGACCAACTAAGACTGCCCCAGGGCCCACAGTGTATCTGGGTACATTCCTGGTATCTTCAGGACACTTGCAAGGGCACCAGGACATTTAGGGCTTGTGAGCCCTTGGCCTGGAGGCAGGCCATCTGCCcttcagcctctttctctctcgacCTCACCTATAAAGCAGAGGCATTAGACCCCCTTGGAAGGGCTGCTGGGAAGATGAAAAGAGATCACATGCTTAAGTGTTGAGTAGGAGCCTCGCCCAGGGCAGGTGCCCTCTGAGGGGATAGCCCCAAGCCTCCCAGCCACTCGTGGCTTTCCCTCCCCAGGGACGCGCTGTTTACCATCCAGTGGAATATCCGTGCCTTCAACGCTGTCAAGAACTGGTCATGGATGAAGCTCTTTTTCAAGATGAAGCCATTGCTGCGCTCAGCgcaggcagaggaggagctggCAGCCCTGCGGGCAGAGCTGCGGGGACTGCGAGGGGCACTGGCCACGGCGGAGGCCAAGCGCCAGGAGCTAGAGGAGACACACGTCAGTGTCACCCAGGAGAAGAACGACCTGGCCCTGCAGCTGCAGGCAgtgagtgggagaagggaagagaggggttTCCCCTGGTGACCTGTGCCCCCTGGCACCCCAGAGAACCCCAGGCTGCATTGAGGAAATACATAATCACCCCCTCCCCGGCCAGGGGGTACCTGGTACACCGTGGGTGCTCTGGATCTGGATCTTTCTTCCCAGTCCCAGATGTGCTGGGAGCTGTGGCTGGTGTGCTCACGTCCATGCTTAGCgacccatcccccccgccccagagTCTGTCCATGTGTCCTGATGCTCCTGAACCAGTgctctctgggctccctgctggagccacGGTGgagccccctctcccctgccctccctgagacacacccctgctccctgcttgCGGGAACCCAGGTGGCAGGGACCTGGGGTCTGGAATCTCCCCAAGCCACAGAGCCATTCCTTCCTGCCGCAAACCTTGAGTCTCACCTGTGTGCCAGGCCTCATGGTGGCTCTGGAGACATGGTGGTGGGAAGGCAGGGTGTGGTCACCAAATTCAGCTGCTAGTGCAGGGGGGTGTGAGGCAGCCAGGTGGTGAGGAAACAGGTTGAGGTGGGAGAGAAGGCCTCAGCCTAGAgcttctcccctagagcctttgTTGGGATGTCCCTCTGGGTTGTCCCCAGCCTGTGTGATGGAGGTTCCCCTCTCCAGGGTACCacttctgcccctgccctcccatcTCCTCAAGCCCACTCTCATTCTACCACCCTTGAGCCCCCTGGGGCCACAAGCAGGAAGGTCACAGGCATTCCTGTTCCATGAGCCCAGTTCGCATGGCTGTCAGACCTCTGCCCAGGCACATGAACCTCCTGCTCCAGGTCCTAGCCTGGGGTCCCTTGGCTGGCTCATTCCCCACGTCCCTCTCCAGGAGCAGGACAACTTGGCAGATGCGGAGGAGCGCTGCCACTTGCTGATCAAGTCCAAGGTGCAGCTGGAGGCGAAGGTGAAGGAGCTGAGTGAGCGgctggaggatgaggaggaggtgAACGCCGACCTGGCTGCCCGCCGGCGCAAGCTGGAGGATGAGTGCACGGAGCTCAAGAAGGACATTGATGACCTGGAGCTGACGCTGGccaaggcagagaaggagaaacaagccACAGAGAACAAGGTGTGGGCCTGGctggggcttctctctctctcccggcTCGAGGGCATGCctgctgggtggccttgggcagcttgcttcctctctgtgggcctcagtttgctcatctgccCAATGGGGTTCATAGCAGTACTTACCTTGTTAGAGTGGTGGGGGAATTCAGTGTGTAACCAGCTTCTGCTAGCACTCACCCCGGGCTTTGCACATGGCAGTGCTCTGCAGATGCTGGCATTTGTCATCCATCCTGGCCAGCAAGCCTCTTGAGGGGTAGGAAGCTGCTTTCCCAGCTCCGCAGCCCCTAGAGGCCTCTGATGCCATGTGCTGCTGGGGCactgggaggggaaaggaggctgGGAGTGGGCTGCTTGCTCAGGTGCTCCCAGGGGAAGCCAGGACTGTCTAGAACATGTTACACTGAAGGAAACTGGCATCTATTGATAATTGAAGCTCAGGGTGAAGTGAGTTGCTCCAGGCCCTCTAGTTGGAAGGGGCGGATACTGTGACCTGGTGTGGTGGCTTCTCAGACCACAGTGTGGGAGGGGCATCCTCACGATGACCCTGGCACAGGTGAAGAACCTGACAGAGGAGATGGCGGCCCTGGACGAGTCAGTGGCCCGACTGACCAAGGAAAAGAAGGCATTGCAGGAGGCCCACCAGCAGGCCCTGGGTGACCTGCAGGCCGAGGAGGACCGTGTGAGCGCACTGGCCAAGGCCAAGCTCCGGCTGGAGCAGCAAGTGGAAGATGTGAGTCCCGGCCACAGTAGAGACCTGTGTAGTGGGGCTGGAGCAGCTGGGACGATGGCTTGCCATGCCTGGTGGCTGAGCCTGCCCACCCCTCTGGCTTCACAGCTGGAGTGCTCCCTGGAGCAAGAGAAGAAGCTGCGCATGGACACAGAGCGGGCGAAGCGCAAGCTTGAGGGTGACCTGAAACTGACGCAGGAGTCGGTGACAGACGCTGCCCAGGACAAGCAGCAGCTGGAGGAGAAGCTCAAGAAGtagggatggggttggggggggcgggcagcagaCCTGACCCCCTGGCCTGCAGGCAGTCTCCGAAGCCTGTGCCCCATTTCTACCTCTGGACTCTATGGTCACTTCTGCATCCCTGTGGAAGTTGAAtatggaggatggaggatggaggcgGGGATCACTAGGGTGtaggcaggctccaggctggggatTTGAGAGggatggcgggggtggggtgaggccCCTTAGGGCTTGGtgccccaggcagggagcagggaggtgggagggctggGAGGCGGGGGGATGTCCAGGAAGGTTGATGGAAGGTCGGCCCTGCCCTGGCTCACACCTCGCACGACCTCCAGGAAGGACTCGGAGTTAAGTCAGCTGAACCTGCGGGTGGAGGATGAACAGCTCCTTGGGGCGCAGCTACAGAAGAAGATCAAGGAACTGCAGGTGTGTATGGGGCACGGGGGTGGGAACGGCCAGGGCCAGAGGCCCATGGAGGTGACTGCTGCCATCTGCCCATCCCCAGGCTAGGGCAGAGGAGCTGGAAGAGGAGCTGGAGGCTGAGCGGGCGGCCCGGGCCCGCGTGGAGAAGCAGAGGGCCGAAGTGGCCCGGGAGCTGGAGGAGCTGAGCGAGCGGCTGGAGGAGGCTGGCGGGGCGTCGGCGGGGCAGCGGGAGGGGTGCCGCAAGCGGGAGGCCGAGCTGGGCCGGCTGCGGCGGGAGCTGGAGGAAGCAGCGCTGCGGCACGAGGCCACCGTGGCTGCCCTGCGCCGCAAGCAGGCCGAGAGCGCGGCCGAGCTGGGCGAGCAGGTGGACAGTCTGCAGCGGGTGCGGCAGAaactggagaaggagaagagcGAGCTCCGCATGGAGGTGGATGATCTGGGCGCCAACGTGGAGACTCTGGCCCGTGGCAAGGTGTCCGCCCCCTTCCTGACCCAGCCTCCGACCCCGCCTGCTGAGCTCCCATCCCATACCAGCTTGACTCTGAGCTGATTCTACTCCGGTGGTGACCCCACCCACTGACCACCCCCTGCCAGCGCTGACCCTGTACCTGATCCTGTCCCCTGACCTACTCACCTGTCCTGCAGCCCTAGCCCCACGCCAGTCCTGACCTCAAACCCTAACTCCTAATAAACTCTGTGCCCTGACTCCAGGTCATTTGTGACctagcatttaattttaatgtctCAGTCCTTGATCTCTATCTTGTTTGTCACAAACCCAGCACCCAACCTTGACCCCTGACCTTTGTACCACCAGTTCTGACAGCTGACCTCTGACTCTAGGATCCCAGACTCACCCTGGCCCTCTCACTTCTGACACCCATCTTTTTAAACCAtggtccaaaaaaataaaaaaataaaaaaaaataaaccgtGGTCCAGCAGACTCTCTGACCCTGAATTGGGGGTTCTGCTTTTCCATTTGCTTCCCGGGCCCGTGTCTAGCCTCCTAGTTCCCAACCCCAGGGTCCCAGCCTCCGACTGGCAGCCTGGGACACTGCTGGTGATGGGCAAATGTGTTCTGACtcctgatcctgggtcccaggccaGTGCGGAGAAGCTGTGCCGGACCTATGAGGATCAGCTGAGTGAGGCCAAGGTCAAGGTGGAAGAGCTGCAGCGGCAGCTGGTGGATGCCAGCACTCAGCGGGGGCGGCTGCAGACCGAGAGTGGTGAGGCCAGGGGCTCAGCTGGGCCACCCCAGGGCCTTGGGGCCACCCCTCTCAGGGGCCAAATGACCTGCGGGCTCACTCCTTCGTGTGCAGGGGAGCTGAGCCGCCTGCTGGAGGAGAAGGAGTCTCTGATTAGCCAGCTGAGCCGGGGGAAGGCCTCTGCCACCCAGAGCCTAGAGGAACTGCGGCGGCAGCTGGAAGAGGAGAGCAAGGTGGGCCAGTCACGGGCTGCCCCCAAGCAGGCAGGGTGGGCACTAGGGCCACTGGCCTAGCCCTGTGCTGAGGTTCCCAAGGTCCCTGCAGGCCAAGAGTGCGCTGGCCCATGCTGTCCAGGCTCTGCGGCACGACTGTGACCTCTTGCGAGAGCAGCAcgaggaggaggcagaggcccaggctgaGCTGCAGCGGCTACTGTCCAAGGCCAATGCCGAGGTGGCCCAGTGGCGGAGCAAGTATGAAGCAGACGCCATCCAGAGGAccgaggagctggaggaggccaAGTGAGTGTCTTGCCCACAGGCCCGACACCACGAAGGGGTGGTGCCCAAGCCTCGGAACCatcagggggcaggtgggggggcagaTCTGGGGACTGCTGCCAGCCTCCCACCATCGGCTCCCGTGGCCTAGAAAGAAGCTGGCACTGCGGCtgcaggaagcagaggagggagtGGAGGCTGCTCATGCCAAGTGCTCCTCCCTGGAGAAGGCCAAGCTGCGACTGCAGACGGAGTCAGAGGACGTGACCCTTGAGCTGGAGCGGGCCACCTCAGCGGCTGCTGCACTAGACAAGAAGCAGCGGCACTTGGAGCGGGCACTGGAGGAGCGgcggaggcaggaggaggagacgCAGCGGGAGCTGGAGGCTGCCCAGAGGGAGGCCCGCGGCCTGGGCACTGAGCTTTTCCGGCTGCGGCACAGCCATGAGGAGGCGCTGGAGGCCCTGGAGACGCTCAAGCGGGAGAACAAGAACCTGCAGGGTACgctgccctcctcccccgcccctgctTCGGGTCAGAGAGCTGTGTTGCTGGGGTCAGCAGCAGTGCCCCAGCGGGGTTCCCCTGGAATAAGGAGTGAATGAAATGACCTGGGTTGGAGCTGAAGGCTGGGGCATCGCACCTCATTGTGCTGTTCACTCTGCAGAGGAGATCAGTGACCTCACAGACCAAGTCAGCCTCAGCGGGAAGAGCATCCAGGAACTGGAGAAAGCCAAAAAGGCTCTGGAAGGGGAGAAGAGTGAACTCCAGGCCGCACTGGAGGAGGCGGAGGTTAGGGGCTGACCAGAGGGTTGGGGTGGCCACTGGCCTGCTCCCCAGGCCTCTGTTCTTCTGTGACGCATGCTCTGCAACCCCTCCCTGCAATCCTCCCTGTTCTGCACTCCAGGGAGCTCTAGAGCTGGAGGAGACCAAGACTCTGAGGATCCAGCTGGAGCTATCCCAGGTCAAGGCTGAGGTGGACCGGAAACTGGCCGAGAAAGATGAGGAGTGCACTAACTTGAGGTTTGGCTAGAGTCCTCCCTATCCACCACACTCGGGGCTCCACTCCTCCTCTGGGGGTGGACACCTCTCCCATCCCAGCTGCCTGAGGGCAGGAGAAAGGCAGGCTAGCAGTGTTTGCCAGGCCCCTCTGTGCCTGCCGACACTTAAAAGTTTGCCCCTCCTCTGGGCCTGTCAAGGGCAAGACTATCGTCCCCAGTCTAGAGTGAACTTCAGAAGCTAAAGGACTTGCTCAAGGTTCCATAATGCAGGTAGATCCCAGGTTCAGCCTGCGTCTGGCTGGAGTTTCACTTTTGTCAATGAACTTACTTGGGGGTGCTGGTATGGGGTGGGGACAGGTCACTTCCACAATGGGTTCCCGTCTGCAGCATTCCTTGGGCATCTGTAAGAGCAGGTCCAGTGCCTGTACCTGCCCCCTTCTCCTAGGCCGAGacccttcctgcccttcctccttcccacagGCGCAACCATCAGCGGGCAGTGGAGTCCCTGCAGGCATCCCTGGATGCAGAGACCAGGGCCCGCAATGAGGCGCTGCGGCTCAAGAAGAAGATGGAGGGCGACCTCAACGACCTGGAGCTGCAGCTGGGCCATGCCACCCGCCAGGCCATGGAGGCCCAGGCAGCCACACGGCTGCTGCAGGCCCAACTCAAGGAGGAACAGGCGGGGCGGGACGAGGAGCAGCGGCTGGTGGCTGAGCTCCGGGAACAGGCACAGGCCCTAGAGCGGCGGGCGGCACTATTGGCCGCAGAGCTGGAGGAGCTGCGGGCTGCGCTGGAGCAGGGCGAGCGCAGCCGGCGGCTGGCTGAGCAGGAGCTGCTGGAGGCCACCGAGCGCCTTAACCTCCTGCACTCGCAGGTGGGCCCCAGAAGGGTACAGGGAGGCTGAGGGCTGACTCAGGGCAGCAGGCCGACTCTGAGGCCCTGCTTCCCCCCCAGAACACAGGCCTCCTGAACCAGAAAAAGAAGCTAGAGGTGGATCTGACCCAGCTgagtggggaggtggaggaggctgCCCAGGAGAGGCGGGAAGCCGAGGAGAAGGCCAAAAAGGCCATCACCGATGTGAGTCCGAGCTGGGGCCGTGGGCTGCTGGAGTGGAGTTCACCTAGACTTTCACCTCCTGACCATGCCACCTCCCCCACCAACTCGCGCTCCACCCACAGGCGGCCATGATGGCGGAGGAACTGAAGAAGGAGCAGGACACGAGCGCACACCTGGAACGGATGAAGAAGACCCTGGAGCAGACGGTACGGGAGCTACAGGCCCGGCTTGAGGAGGCGGAACAAGCTGCCCTCCGTGGTGGGAAGAAGCAGGTGCAGAAGCTGGAGGCCAAGGTGTGTGCATTCCTTCCAGTCCTTTCCCTTGCAGGGTGGGCCAGCCCAGGCTCCGGGCAGTGGGCCCATCTCTGGTGCTCATAGGTGAGGGAGCTGGAGGCCGAGCTTGATGCAGAGCAGAAGAAGCATGCTGAGGCCCTCAAAGGGGTGCGGAAACATGAGCGCCGGGTCAAGGAGCTCGTGTACCAGGTGGGTGGCTAGGTCCATCTCAAGGGGTGACCCCAGAGCCGGCATGGTTGGTGTGAGGCCTGAATCGCTCTTGCCTGCCTAGGCTGAGGAGGACAGGAAGAACCTGGCCCGCATGCAGGACCTAGTGGAGAAGCTGCAGAGCAAAGTCAAGAGCTACAAACGGCAGTTTGAGGAGGCGGTGAGTGGCCTGGAATCTGGGCAGCCAGAGTCTGGAAGTTTGTGACTCAACTGCAGCGTCACTCCCAGGCTCCATAGTCAGAGATGGCAGCGGTGGTCAGCCCCACTCCGTCTCTCGGCCATGGGTGGCTCTGTGTGTAGGCAGGCTGTCCCTAAAGGACAGTGACCTGACTGTCCCAGTGCGAAGAGGGACAATTCACTAACCGCTTTGGCTGGAGACAGAACCCAGCTCTGTGTCTGGGGCGACCCCGCCCCTGCCATGCCTTCCCCCTCTGTGCACCTCTGGAAGAAGCACTCACACCCCCTCCTTCCTGCCATGGGTACTGGTGAAGGGGAAAAACGGGAGCAGGAGGTGGTGGCGGCAGCAGTTGAGGACCAGGAGAAGCCAGCCCCCTCTGGAGGTTCGGGGGGACCAGACTGAGCCTGTCTCAGTTACCGAAGGGTGACTGGGCCTGCCTGTGCCCCCAGGAACAGCAGGCCAGTACCAACCTGGCCAAGTACCGCAAGGCCCAGCACGAGCTGGATGATGCAGAGGAGCGGGCAGACATGGCAGAAACCCAGGCCAACAAGCTGCGGGCACGGACCCGGGATGCCCTGGGGCCCAAGGTGAGGGGCTGCATGGGgcgcccctgccctctgcctggggggaagggggggtgtGCAGCTCAGCCACTCCTATCCCCTCAGCACAAGGAGTGATGCCTGAGTTCCTGGGCTCTGCAGACACCGCCTCTTCACGCAGTCAGCCCCAAGCCCCGCTGTCCCCAGAATAAATGCTCGCGTCTGCAGCTCCAGCTGGCTGCCTTCTCCTTCTTTGAGGTtcaggagaagaaaggaacacaTGGTCCTTGGACAAAAGTCAGGGCCACAtcagtcatttaaaataaagttctttaatAGTCTCCATTTAATCGGTTTATTTGTTGTTAATAAATTGGCAACACAAGGAGGGGCCCAGGGTGTGCTCCTAGCCAGGCTCCTGTGTGTGTGGGCTCAGGCAGGAGACGCTGCTCTGGGGCAGGGCACAGCCACCCTGTGCCGCAAGGGATGGAAGAAAAAGGCCCTCACTTCTAGGGGAACCCCCTGGGATGAACACAGCGGCCAGTGAGCAAACAGAACCAGAGGTGCTAAAGGAAaacaagggagggagggacaaatgggcagaggtgggggaaggcagCGTCCTCTGgtagcccccacccctgcctggtggggaggaggggctcagAAGCCTTTGCCTGGGTCCAAAGGCCGGAGCAAGCTTGGCTCACAGATTGGAGGAGGGTGCCCAtatctccctccccaccccaggactGACAGCCAAGAGACTGGGCAAGAGCTCAGACAGAGCTATTTTTAAGAGTTCCCTTACCTCTGGGtgggccagggccccagggttCTGAAGAAAGGGTGGGCGCAGCATCCCTGTCCTTATGGCGATCGTGAGGGAACCGAGGCTCCCCAAGGACCTGGGGCTTCTAGATGCTCCCTCCCACCAAGCCTGGACCTGAAGACCTGGGGCAGGCAGAGTAGCGGGGAGgcgagaggggggtgggggcgtggACAGGGCACGGCGTGTGGCACACGTACCCACGCTCACCCACACTGGCCCTGGCCCGGCAGCCTCCCGAGGCCTGGCCTAAGGTCACTCCTCGGTGAAGTCCCTGTCTATGTCCATGTAGGGCTCCTCAATGTAGCTGACAAGGGCAGAGGGTGACTGGCGGTCTGGGTTCAACAGGATGGACACGGTCTCTTTCCAGTATGAGAAGCTGATGCAGGAGCTCTGCGCAAAGAGAGTGGGGCTGGTGGGGGAGCGCCTGGAGGACCCAGGTTGAACCCAGCACCCCGTGGGGAGGGCCTCGGTAAGGGGACAAAGAGCTGCCCACAACATGGCCCAGGCGGGGACCACGCACCCTGGATGCCCCTCGGAGGGGCCCTGGGGCTGTGTGCCCACAGCACATGCACCAACTGCTAGGGCTGAGGGAGAACTCACGTTCTCCAGGCAGGTGCTGTCCTTGTCCTTGTGCAGGTAATGCTGCTGCCAGAAGCGCAGCAGGTTGTGGAAGTTGTTAAGCAGGAAGCCGGGGTACTTCTTGCTGTGTTCCATCCGCTGCAGCAGCCGCAGGTACAGGGGCAGCCGCTCTTTCCGGCGGGCCAGCATCAGGATCACCAGGCTGGTGTTGAGGCAGCTGACGTTCTCCTGCAGGGCACCGGGCCATCCAGGTTAGGTGCGGgtaggcagccccagtggcccccAGTGGACCTGGGGTGTCACGCGGCAGGGAGAAGGGTGGCCCACGCCCCAACCCTGTGGGGCCCTGGCAGAGCTCACAGGCCACGCACGCCCCAAGCTGCCCCGGCACACACCTGAGAGGACGGGGGAAGGAAGGCCGCCAGTGGGCCGCCCTGACcaccttcctgtccctctgccaccCACCACCCATCCCCACGCTGGTGGGGCCATCATCGTTGGTCCAGTGAGAGGCCGCTCCTCTTCCAGAGTCAGCTCAGGCATTGCTTCCTCCTGGGAGCTCTGGTTCCTGGAGCTTCGATCCCCAGGGTAGGGCGGGGTGCCTGCCTTAGGTGCGGCTACCTCACTCCCTAACTTGTGCTCGGAACTAGGCTGGGGGCGGCTCAAGGGAAGGGGCTCGCGCTCTCTGGTTCACTACAGCCCCAGCCCAGTGCCCAGCCGCAGTGTATGTTAGCTGAAGGAACAGAGAACCACCTCTGAGCCTACAGCATCACCCCCATTTTAGAAAAGAGAGTGAAGACACAGAAGGGATAGCCATGATTAGttagggagggggtgggaggcaaTATCAAGTCCAACTCCAAAGCCTGGAAGGGGCACCAAGAGCACTGGATTGGGAGTCAAGAATGCAGTGCAGTGCCAATCCTGACCCATCCGTGACCCCGGAGACTTGTTCCCTCCTTAGGccctgtctataaaatggggcacTGATCCCTGTCAGGAAAAAATCGTCAGAATAGCTGGCAGGGTTTCCCAGGAACCAACAGATGGATCAAGATATGCTTCTAGGGTGAAGGTGGGAAAGATCAACCGTTGGGCTCTGGGATGAGGGAAACGGTCTCCAATCTCTCTTTCCCAGTGTGGGGCCACAGAGCATCTCACCTGGGTCAGAGTCTGCACGTGGATGATGTTGATGAGGCGGAAGAGGAAGGACATCTGCGTGGGCACCTGGGATATGTAGGCAAGCAGGCGGCACTCAGACAGGACCTCGGCAACtggggacagagaagcagaggtgtGCTGGCAGGCTTGGAAGCTGGTCTATGGCTCAGGCCCAGCGATCTGCTATTCAGGCTTCCAGCCAGGACCCCTCCCACTGCTGGGGCCCCGACTCTGGAGCTGGGAGCCCCCACTGTGAAAGAGACCACAGGAGAGGGTAGCTGCAGCGGGAACACATGTCTCCAGCTGTGCTGCCTCCCAGGCTGAGCCCATGGTCTCAGGAAGTCCCACTAGGAGCTGACCGCCACCTCTTCCCATAGTCAGTGCAAGGGCTGCCTCATGAGGCCTGCCCTCCCCTCAGCTCACCACCTAGGCCTCTCACTCCAGAAGATTCCAGGCAGGATGgggtggtgtggggggtgggtgggaggtgttttcattttacttgcaAAAATAGTTTCttcacttttattaaaatgtacGTCTCATGAAAGGAagcacagaagacagagaaaagtcAAAAGCCAGGAAAATCTCCCAGGGAGCCACAACGTTGACCTCGGCCACGTGGGCATTTGGGGCAGCTGCCTCTAGCCATTTGTCTCCTTGCCAGATGCTGAGTGTTTGACACCAGTGGGGCCACCTTGGGTTGATTCGCCCTGGCATTAGGGATTTTTCTT belongs to Canis lupus familiaris isolate Mischka breed German Shepherd chromosome 24, alternate assembly UU_Cfam_GSD_1.0, whole genome shotgun sequence and includes:
- the MYH7B gene encoding myosin-7B isoform X4; protein product: MEAFGNAKTLRNDNSSRFGKFIRIHFGPSGKLASADIDSYLLEKSRVIFQLPGERGYHVYYQILSGKKPELQDMLLLSMNPYDYHFCSQGVITVDNMDDGEELMATDHAMDILGFSGDEKGACYKIVGALLHFGNMKFKQKQREEQAEADGTESADKAAYLMGVSSGDLLKGLLHPRVRVGNEYVTKGQSVEQVVFAVGALAKATYDRLFRWLVSRINQTLDTKLPRQFFIGVLDIAGFEIFEFNSFEQLCINFTNEKLQQFFNQHMFVLEQEEYKREGIDWVFIDFGLDLQPCIDLIEKPLGILSILEEECMFPKASDASFRAKLYDNHAGKSPNFQQPRPDKKRKYQAHFEVVHYAGVVPYSIVGWLEKNKDPLNETVVPIFQKSQNKLLATLYENYAGSCSTEPPKSGVKEKRKKAASFQTVSQLHKENLNKLMTNLRATQPHFVRCIVPNENKTPGVMDAFLVLHQLRCNGVLEGIRICRQGFPNRLLYADFRQRYRILNPSAIPDDTFMDSRKATEKLLGSLDIDHTQYQFGHTKVFFKAGLLGVLEELRDQRLAKVLTLLQARSRGRLMRLEYQRLLGGRDALFTIQWNIRAFNAVKNWSWMKLFFKMKPLLRSAQAEEELAALRAELRGLRGALATAEAKRQELEETHVSVTQEKNDLALQLQAEQDNLADAEERCHLLIKSKVQLEAKVKELSERLEDEEEVNADLAARRRKLEDECTELKKDIDDLELTLAKAEKEKQATENKVKNLTEEMAALDESVARLTKEKKALQEAHQQALGDLQAEEDRVSALAKAKLRLEQQVEDLECSLEQEKKLRMDTERAKRKLEGDLKLTQESVTDAAQDKQQLEEKLKKKDSELSQLNLRVEDEQLLGAQLQKKIKELQARAEELEEELEAERAARARVEKQRAEVARELEELSERLEEAGGASAGQREGCRKREAELGRLRRELEEAALRHEATVAALRRKQAESAAELGEQVDSLQRVRQKLEKEKSELRMEVDDLGANVETLARGKASAEKLCRTYEDQLSEAKVKVEELQRQLVDASTQRGRLQTESGELSRLLEEKESLISQLSRGKASATQSLEELRRQLEEESKAKSALAHAVQALRHDCDLLREQHEEEAEAQAELQRLLSKANAEVAQWRSKYEADAIQRTEELEEAKKKLALRLQEAEEGVEAAHAKCSSLEKAKLRLQTESEDVTLELERATSAAAALDKKQRHLERALEERRRQEEETQRELEAAQREARGLGTELFRLRHSHEEALEALETLKRENKNLQEEISDLTDQVSLSGKSIQELEKAKKALEGEKSELQAALEEAEGALELEETKTLRIQLELSQVKAEVDRKLAEKDEECTNLRRNHQRAVESLQASLDAETRARNEALRLKKKMEGDLNDLELQLGHATRQAMEAQAATRLLQAQLKEEQAGRDEEQRLVAELREQAQALERRAALLAAELEELRAALEQGERSRRLAEQELLEATERLNLLHSQNTGLLNQKKKLEVDLTQLSGEVEEAAQERREAEEKAKKAITDAAMMAEELKKEQDTSAHLERMKKTLEQTVRELQARLEEAEQAALRGGKKQVQKLEAKVRELEAELDAEQKKHAEALKGVRKHERRVKELVYQAEEDRKNLARMQDLVEKLQSKVKSYKRQFEEAEQQASTNLAKYRKAQHELDDAEERADMAETQANKLRARTRDALGPKHKE
- the MYH7B gene encoding myosin-7B isoform X5 — its product is MSQDSNFWLRRLGAPSRIKSLRLTLLWRLLAMPRPCGMTTHPALASSSAFTLVPLGSWHLQISTAHAMDILGFSGDEKGACYKIVGALLHFGNMKFKQKQREEQAEADGTESADKAAYLMGVSSGDLLKGLLHPRVRVGNEYVTKGQSVEQVVFAVGALAKATYDRLFRWLVSRINQTLDTKLPRQFFIGVLDIAGFEIFEFNSFEQLCINFTNEKLQQFFNQHMFVLEQEEYKREGIDWVFIDFGLDLQPCIDLIEKPLGILSILEEECMFPKASDASFRAKLYDNHAGKSPNFQQPRPDKKRKYQAHFEVVHYAGVVPYSIVGWLEKNKDPLNETVVPIFQKSQNKLLATLYENYAGSCSTEPPKSGVKEKRKKAASFQTVSQLHKENLNKLMTNLRATQPHFVRCIVPNENKTPGVMDAFLVLHQLRCNGVLEGIRICRQGFPNRLLYADFRQRYRILNPSAIPDDTFMDSRKATEKLLGSLDIDHTQYQFGHTKVFFKAGLLGVLEELRDQRLAKVLTLLQARSRGRLMRLEYQRLLGGRDALFTIQWNIRAFNAVKNWSWMKLFFKMKPLLRSAQAEEELAALRAELRGLRGALATAEAKRQELEETHVSVTQEKNDLALQLQAEQDNLADAEERCHLLIKSKVQLEAKVKELSERLEDEEEVNADLAARRRKLEDECTELKKDIDDLELTLAKAEKEKQATENKVKNLTEEMAALDESVARLTKEKKALQEAHQQALGDLQAEEDRVSALAKAKLRLEQQVEDLECSLEQEKKLRMDTERAKRKLEGDLKLTQESVTDAAQDKQQLEEKLKKKDSELSQLNLRVEDEQLLGAQLQKKIKELQARAEELEEELEAERAARARVEKQRAEVARELEELSERLEEAGGASAGQREGCRKREAELGRLRRELEEAALRHEATVAALRRKQAESAAELGEQVDSLQRVRQKLEKEKSELRMEVDDLGANVETLARGKASAEKLCRTYEDQLSEAKVKVEELQRQLVDASTQRGRLQTESGELSRLLEEKESLISQLSRGKASATQSLEELRRQLEEESKAKSALAHAVQALRHDCDLLREQHEEEAEAQAELQRLLSKANAEVAQWRSKYEADAIQRTEELEEAKKKLALRLQEAEEGVEAAHAKCSSLEKAKLRLQTESEDVTLELERATSAAAALDKKQRHLERALEERRRQEEETQRELEAAQREARGLGTELFRLRHSHEEALEALETLKRENKNLQEEISDLTDQVSLSGKSIQELEKAKKALEGEKSELQAALEEAEGALELEETKTLRIQLELSQVKAEVDRKLAEKDEECTNLRRNHQRAVESLQASLDAETRARNEALRLKKKMEGDLNDLELQLGHATRQAMEAQAATRLLQAQLKEEQAGRDEEQRLVAELREQAQALERRAALLAAELEELRAALEQGERSRRLAEQELLEATERLNLLHSQNTGLLNQKKKLEVDLTQLSGEVEEAAQERREAEEKAKKAITDAAMMAEELKKEQDTSAHLERMKKTLEQTVRELQARLEEAEQAALRGGKKQVQKLEAKVRELEAELDAEQKKHAEALKGVRKHERRVKELVYQAEEDRKNLARMQDLVEKLQSKVKSYKRQFEEAEQQASTNLAKYRKAQHELDDAEERADMAETQANKLRARTRDALGPKHKE